The stretch of DNA TTTGGTTGTGTTGGGGAGCCGAAAGCCAAAAGTAATTCCACGAAGCCGGTCGCTCTTCCCACTCCCACCCATCCCGTGAGGACAtttctgtatgtttgtgtgtgtttgcctcTTATGAAATAAATGTTTCTTCTTAAACCAGAAAGACTTAAGACTTTTTGAGACGGAGAGCACAATACAGATCTCTTGTGTAGACACATTTGCCCATGTATTGGCCAAggcttctcaactccagtcctcaagaagcTCAAAGCTATCCCAGCTTCACCATGGGTGGctgttatccttaaaacctgacctaatgggggaggggggcttgaggactataTAGTTGTTTGGAACTACTGTAGTTGGTGCCTTCAAGGCAGACATGGTCACCTGAGCTGTACTTGGCACAGTGACCTTCACAAACAAAGCCTTGGCATGTCCCACTGTTGGGTCATTAATATGCGCCATCTCTACATTTGCCCAATTCTGTGGAAATGACACACCCATTTCTGCTGTAATACGAGCCAGTAACCCACTGCAAAGCCATGTTCTACGAGTCCTTCCTCGTGACGCCAAAGGACGTTGCAGGCCTATGACGGCTTTAACACTGAGTGCAGTATCCCCGGAGACTAATGGGATGGATTTCCCGTGAGAAAACGGACGAGTGGATTgctgaattattatttttttaacagagTTCTTTTCATAGATGAAATTGGGACCTCCCAGGTTTCTTGTGTACATCTGAAGAAACCTTGGCTGCCGAGCGCTGTCCAGTAACTTAATCCATGAAGGACCATAATGTTGGTTCCCTAAAAGTATCCACTTACAACCAATCCACTGTCCCATTTGGAGAAATAGCGTCGGTAGTGAAGGAGAAACCAGACATCTTGGGAACTTGGAGGTAAAGTAAGTGGAAAATGTttaaaccccttcactcccagtgGGGCCTGTAGTGTATTTTGGAGCAATATGTTGCTGGTTCCTCTACAAAAAGTGCGGACGAGTGAAGAACGGGTACTTGTCCATAATTACTAAGCTGTGATCTGTCATACGATACCCTGCAGGCCTTTTACTGTACTTCAAATGTGCCgggtgtcttgtggaatagcactgcttggaccaggggtgtgcaaactggagggggggcggtggcgcATGGTGggtacagaggtcccgcgctctccctaaggcatttaaataaaatgccaggggaccgcacaGAGCCCCTGTAACTTCTACATGGTCTCGGCGACGTCACCATGGTAagccagcgtcaaatgatgccgtggggtcacgtgacgtcacattgccatggcaacgtgacgtcacattgccatggcaatgtgacatgaCCCCGAGATGTCATTTGCCGCTTGagctgagcaggcaggggggtatAGGGAGAAAACtttgagcacccctggcttagacAATATGGGGCATTGCAAGAATGAATGTTTAATGGTCCTGTCGTATTAAACAACCTTAGTATCAAGACCCTCAACTCTGTAGAAGCAATAAAGTGAAGGCACTTACCCAAGTAACACACATGCTACCATTTTAATGCTCGGTTTAAGACATGTTAAATTTAGTCTGGAACGTAGTCTTGCGAACGTCACCCTGGCAAACACAAGTAACATGCAATCTACTGACTTCCCATGGCTGAATCTGCATCATCCAATGGCTGCAGTTATTCCAAAACGAGACATTGGGGAGCGGGTGCAAAGCAGCGCTGAGAAAAGCTCATTCAAAATCCTATTCTGAGCCCCACTAACGTAACTATCCCGCGTCTGTAGTGGAGGCGTCGGACAATCGTGGTCGGGGCCAGAACAGGAAGTTAAAGCCGAGTTGTAGGTTTTGTTGGGGTGAAATTGAAGTGAACATAGTGCATTAGACTGGTATCTCTATGCTGCAGATCCTCCGCAGGGAAGAGGACCAATGGATGCAGAACATCCCATTGTGTTGGTCTCTACTACATACAACGTATGTCTGTCGCACACAGGACCTGGGATGTTTTGACAGCTTTGTTCACTATAATTTCTTGAATTTACATTagaagtggccaactcctgtcctcgaggctcaccaacaggtcagctattggggatatccctgtttcagcacaggtggctcaatcagtggctgtcgaagactgagtcacttatttggtcacctgtgctgaagcagagattctgaaaacctgacctgttgctagcccttgaggactggagtgggctaCTCCTGAATTAGGCTGAGATTATGTTGCCGGCGTctctgcgtgcgtgcgcgcgcccgGCAAGCACTCTTCAGTAGTGGGCTACGCAAGTTATCCCGAAGAGGCGCGATGACGCGGCCGCGGTTTGATATTCTTCAGGCGGCTGCTGCGTGacatcagcgcacgtgagctggttcagccaatgaggcgaACCATCTTCGTGACGCGtccacaatctcctgcagccaagttcacaaatcgcttgggctgcaggcgagTGCGCGATGGCAGTGCGCTCGTTCGCACGCAGCCGCGCAGGGAGCGTAATCCCAGCCTTACTGTCCGTCTGACGCTACATTGCAAGTTCAGGTGGAGATTCCAGGCTGTAAAATGCAGTTTGAGGGGGAAATGTTTTTGGATCAAGAAAATAGTAGTGGGCGGATCGAGGGATGGAGAAGGAGCCAGCGTAACTTATATAGAGTAAGgctgcacacccacacacacacatatacacaatgaCACACTCGTACGTCCTGattcacagacccacacacagccaGCGCTGTCAGTGTTTAAGGAAGTTGTTAATACGGCAGAAAGATTAATACAGAGACTAAAGTGCCACGACGGGAGCATGTAACCCAGGGGtggcaactcccagtcctcaagggccgccaagaAGCCAAGTTTTtatgatatccctgctccagcacagttgACTCAGTCTtgactttgagccacctgtgctgaagcagggatataattaaaacctggccagttggtggctcttgaggactggagatgcccaACACCtgaacccccacccccaccagttCCCCACTGAGCACCCCTCACACATCTTCTGCCTCCCTCTAGAGAGATTGCACCCAAAGGCCCTTTGTCTCCTACTGCCGGTAAAGAGATAAGAAGGGAATTTAAAAGACAATAGAAGCTACTGTGGCTTGGGGGTAGGAAGGCAGGTGGGAGCAGTTATTGGAGGTTATTACTACTCGGCCACAGAAAAGTCAAATAAATTAGGAAGTGGCAGGTAACGAGGGTGTGTGATGTAGGATGCGGCAGGTAACGAGGGTGTGTGATGTAGGACGTGGCAGATAACGAGGGTGTGTGATGTAGGACGCGGCAGGTAATGAGGGTGTGTGATGTAGGACGCGGCAGGTAGTGAGGGTGTGTGATGTAGGACGCGGCAGGTAATGAGGGTGTGTGATGTAGGACGCGGCAGGTAATGAGGGTGTGTGATGTAGGACGCGGCAGGTAATGAGGGTGTGTGATGTAGGACGCGGCAGGTAGCGAGGGTGTGTGATGTAGGACGCGGCAGGTAATGAGGGTGTGTGATGTAGGACGCGGCAGGTAGCGAGGGTTTGTGATGTAGGACGCGGCAGGTAACGAGGGTGTGTGATGTAGGACGCGGCAGGAAACGAGGGTGTGTGATGTAGGACGCGGCAGGTAACGAGGGTGTGTGATGTAGGACGCGGCAGGAAACGAGGGTTTGTGATGTAGGACGCGGCAGGTAACAAGGGTGTGTGATGTAGGACGCGGCCGGTAACGAAGGTGTGTGATGTAGGACGCGGCAGGTAACGAGGGTGTGTGATGTAGGACGCGGCAGGTAGCGAGGGTGTGTGATGTAGGATGCGGCAGATAACGAGGGTGTGTGATGTAGGACGCGGCAGGTAGCGAGGGTGTGTGATGTAGGACGCGGCCGGTAACGAGGGTGTGTGATGTAGGACGCGGCAGGTAATGAGGGTGTGTGATGTAGGACGCGGCAGGTAATGAGGGTGTGTGATGTAGGACGCGGCAGGTAATGAGGGTGTGTGATGTAGGACGCGGCAGGTAATGAGGGTGTGTGATGTAGGACGCGGCAGGTAGCGAGGGTGTGTGATGTAGGACGCGGCAGGTAACGAGGGTGTGTGATGTAGGACGCGGCAGGTAGCGAGGGTGTGTGATGTAGGATGCGGCAGATAACGAGGGTGTGTGATGTAGGACGCGGCAGGTAGCGAGGGTGTGTGATGTAGGACGCGGCCGGTAACGAGGGTGTGTGATGTAGGACGCGGCAGGTAATGAGGGTGTGTGATGTAGGACGCGGCAGGTAATGAGGGTGTGTGATGTAGGACGCGGCAGGTAATGAGGGTGTGTGATGTAGGACGCGGCAGGTAATGAGGGTGTGTGATGTAGGACGCGGCAGGTAACGAGGGTGTGTGATGTAGGACGCGGCAGGTAGCGAGGGTGTGTGATGTAGGACGCGGCAGGTAACGAGGGTGTGTGATGTAGGACGCGGACGGTAACGAGGGTGTGTGATGTAGGACGCGGCATGTAGGACGCAGCAGGTAACGAGGGTGTGTGATGTAGGACGCGGCCGGTAACGAGGGTGTGTGATGTAGGATGCGGCCGGTAATGAGGGTGTGTGATGTAGGACGCGGCAGGTAACGAGGGTGTGTGATGTAGGACGCGGCATGTAGCGAGGGTGTGTGATGTAGGACGCGACAGGTAGCGAGGGTGTGTGATGTAGGACGCGGCATGTAGCGAGGGTGTGTGATGTAGGATGCGGCAGGTAGCGAGGGTGTGTGATGTAGGACGCGGCCGGTAACGAGGGTGTGTGATGTAGGACGCGGCAGATAACGAGGGTGTGTGATGTGGGACGCGGCAGGTAGCGAGGGTGTGTGATGTAGGACGCGGCCGGTAACGAGGGTGTGTGATGTAGGACGCGGCAGGTAATGAGGGTGTGTGATGTAGGACGCGGCAGATAACGAGGGTGTGTGATGTAGGACGCGGCAGGTAGCGAGGGTGTGTGATGTGGGACGCGGCAGGTAGCGAGGGTGTGTGATGTAGGACGCGGCCGGTAACGAGGGTGTGTGATGTAGGACGCGGCCGGTAACGAGGGTGTGTGATGTAGGACGCGGCAGATAACGAGGGTGTGTGATGTGGGACGCGGCAGGTAGCGAGGGTGTGTGATGTGGGACGCGGCAGGTAGCGAGGGTGTGTGATGTAGGACGCGGCCGGTAACGAGGGTGTGTGATGTAGGACGCGGCAGGTAGCGAGGGTGTGTGATGTAGGACGCGACAGGTAGCGAGGGTGTGTGATGTAGGACGCGGCAGGTAGCGAGGGTGTGATGTAGGACGCGGCAGGTAGTGAGGGTGTGTGATGTAGGACGTGGCCGGTAACGAGGGTGTGTGATGTAGGACGCGGCCGATAACGAGGGTGTGATGTAGGACGCGGCAGGTAGCGAGGGTGTGTGATGTAGGACGCGGCAGGTAGCGAGGGTGTGTGATGTAGGACGCGGCAGGTAACGAGGGTGTGTGATGTAGGACGCGGCAGGTAACGAGGGTGTGTGATGTAGGACGCGGCCGATAACGAGGGTGTGATGTAGGACGCGGCAGGTAGCGAGGGTGTGTGATGTAGGACGCGGCAGGTAGCGAGGGTGTGTGATGTAGGACGCGGCAGATAACGAGGGTGTGTGATGTAGGACGTGGCCGGTAACGAGGGTGTGTGATGTAGGACGCGGCCGATAACGAGGGTGTGATGTAGGACGCGGCAGGTAGCGAGGGTGTGTGATGTAGGACGCGGCAGGTAGCGAGGGTGTGTGATGTAGGACGCGGCAGATAACGAGGGTGTGTGATGTAGGACGCGGCAGGTAACGAGGGTGTGTGATGTAGGACGCGGCCGATAACGAGGGTGTGATGTAGGACGCGGCAGGTAGCGAGGGTGTGTGATGTAGGACGCGGCAGGTAGCGAGGGTGTGATGTAGGACGCGGCAGGAAACGAGGGTGTGTGATGTAGGACGCGGCAGGTAGTGAGGGTGTGTGATGTAGGACGTGGCCGGTAACGAGGGTGTGTGATGTAGGACGCGGCAGATAACGAGGGTGTGTGATGTAGGACGCGGCAGATAACGAGGGTGTGTGATGTAGGACGCGGCCGGTAACGAGGGTGTGTGATGTAGGACGCGGCAGGTAGCGAGGGTGTGTGATGTAGGACGCGGCAGGTAGCGAGGGTGTGTGATGTAGGACGCGGCCGGTAATGAGGGTGTGTGATGTAGGACGCGGCAGATAACGAGGGTGTGTGATGTAGGACGCGGCAGATAACGAGGGTGTGTGATGTAGGACGCGGCAGATAACGAGGGTGTGTGATGTAGGACGCGGCAGGTAGCGAGGGTGTGTGATGTAGGACGCGGCAGGTAGCGAGGGTGTGTGATGTAGGACGCGGCCGGTAATGAGGGTGTGTGATGTAGGACGCGGCAGATAACGAGGGTGTGTGATGTAGGACGCGGCAGATAACGAGGGTGTGTGATGTAGGACGCGGCCGGTAACGAGGGTGTGTGATGTAGGACGCGGCAGGTAGCGAGGGTGTGTGATGTAGGACGCGGCAGATAACGAGGGTGTGTGATGTGGGACGCGGCATGTAACGAGGGTGTGTGATGTAGGACGCGGCCGGTAACGAGGGTGTGTGATGTAGGACGCGGCAGGTAGCGAGGGTGTGTGATGTAGGACGCGGCAGGTAGCGAGGGTGTGTGATGTAGGACGTGGCCGGTAACGAGGGTGTGTGATGTAGGACGCGGCCGATAACGAGGGTGTGATGTAGGACGCGGCCGGTAACGAGGGTGTGTGATGTAGGACGCGGCAGGTAGGACGCGGCAGGTAGCGAGGGTGTGTGATGTAGGACGCGGCCGGTAACGAGGGTTTGTGATGTAGGACGCGGCCGATAACGAGGGTGTGTGATGTAGGACGCGGCCGGTAACGAGGGTGTGTGATGTAGGATGCGGCAGGTAGCGAGGGTGTGTGATGTAGGACGCGGCAGGTAGGACGCGGCAGGTAGCGAGGGTGTGTGATGTAGGACGCGGCCGGTAACGAGGGTGTGTGATGTAGGACGTGGCCGATAACGAGGGTGTGATGTAGGACGCGGCAGGTAGCGAGGGTGTGTGATGTAGGACGCGGCAGGTAGCGAGGGTGTGTGATGTAGGACGCGGCCGGTAACGAGGGTGTGTGATGTAGGACGCGGCCGGTAACGAGGGTGTGTGATGTAGGACGCGGCCGGTAACGAGGGTGTGTGATGTAGGACGCGGCCGGTAACGAGGGTGTGTGATGTAGGACGCGGCAGGTAGGACGCGGCAGGTAACGAGGGTGTGTGATGTAGGACGCGGCAGGTAGCGAGGGTGTGTGATGTAGGACGCGGCAGATAACGAGGGTGTGTGATGTAGGATGCGGCAGGTAACGAGGGTGTGTGATGTAGGACGCGGCAGGTAGCGAGGGTGTGTGATGTAGGACGCGGCCGGTAACGAGGGTGTGTGATGTAGGACGTGGCAGGTAGCGAGGGTGTGTGATGTAGGACGCGGCAGATAACGAGGGTGTGTGATGTAGGACGCGGCAGGTAACGAGGGTGTGTGATGTAGGACGCGGCAGGTAACGAGGGTGTGTGATGTAGGACGCGGCAGGTAACGAGGGTGTGTGATGTAGGACGCGGCAGGTAACGAGGGTGTGTGATGTAGAATGCGGCATGTAGGACGCGGCCGATAACGAGGGTGGGTGATGTAGGACGCGGCAGGTAACAAGGGTGTGTGATGTAGGACGCTGTCTCTGTATGTTAACCTCTTTGCTACCTGCGGGGCCAGCAACCTCTTGCTCTGGTGTGAAAGGGGTTTAAGCCGCATTGGGGATGCATTGTTAGCACGGCAGCCACAGGAGGGGAGTGTGAAATGTCGCTAGCAGGTGCCTTGCAGTAGGATACAGTGCCACCCTGTCTCTTTTCCCATCTTCATTATAAATAATTTAAGTGCATttacaggggagagagactgacacatGACCCTATTCTGTACCACACATGTTCTCACTGCTTAATTTCCCTCCCTCTATATAGCATATTGGTCCCTCTCCTGTATATTttccccttgctttctctccttTTCTCCCACTTTCTCTTTTTTGGCTGTTTTCTCTCTAAGgttgtccccctctccctcatggGCTGCGTCTCTGTCACATTTCTCTCTCTTAGGGGGAGCAAAAATTCTCCCTAACCATTTGGTCCCTCCCCCTATTAAATTTTCCCTGTAGTCCGGTGTTTCTCCCACCCCATATTGTACCTCCCCTGGAGTAtagacccacccctgtgcccccaaatAGTATAtcccgccccacccccccaccctcgtgCTCAGTTGGACTCCTCCAGGTATCTGTATGTTGGGTTCTCATAGCCCTGGTTTTGCATCTTACTCAGGTGCTTATCTTCGGGGCTCCTGGAAGCTTCCACCTGCAAGATAGGGGACGAGGAGGGGAGACAGGTCACATGGTGTTAGATACAGGATCCATTAacacctttgctgccagagaggcaAGAAGCGCATTGCACAGCAATAGAGGTTAATAGGTGGTCAGCATGTGATCTGTAAGGGGTTGAGGGTGCAAAATTCTTCAGAGgcacaattaaccccttctctcccaGAAGAAGGGGATACATGCCCTTCTGACAACAATTCAAAGGATACAGCCTATTATAAGGGAGAAGTGCCGGTTTGATGGCGGTGCCATGGGTACGACTGCAACTGGTCACACggctacagaggccccgcactcttcccccggCACAACAAGGGCAATCACGGTTCAATGCTGTGCCGGTTAAATtaaccaccacaacatttaaacggCGACTGCCGGGGCCCGGGCGAGAGTGCCGGGGCCTCCGTAAGTGCCAGCACCTCTGCCTGctctgacgcgtcgccatgacaatgggacgtcaCATGACGCAAGGGTGGGCAAGAGGCCCCACgtatcatgtgacatcacatcatcAGGGTGACAAGTTACCgcaggaggagatgccagctTCGGAGCGGGTGAGAGGCCAAGCCAAACTCGCTGTGCACCGGACCCCGCAAAACTCCCAGCCAGCCCTGGTCACTATACGTGGTAGCGTGTGGTAGCGTGTGGTAGCGTGTGGCAGCGTGTGGCAGCGTGTGGCAGCGTGTGGCAGCGTGTGGCATCTCAAGCAGCAATCTCACCAAAAACGTTCAtcgattttattttttaatttgtttttacataattggaaccagggggtcctccAGAACTGAAGCGTGCCGGTCTCCCGAGAAGGTAAAACATGGCCTCGCCGTTATCGTCTGAtgccattgcagcttcctatttgcACGTGGATTGGGCGGCCATATTGTTTACCCAGCAGGaaactttagactcagtgcttTCCCCGGTAATATCTCGCAAACCGGGAGGGGTCAGTGGAGCTAAAAATAGGCCAGTCCAGCTCCAGCGGATCCCACGCGATTCCAATTATGTACAACATTCAATTAAAACAGCCCATACAGCTCACCTCTATAATCCCATGGCTGATCGTCCCGTATGGCTTGCGTCGGATCATTAGGAGGCTGATGATTATCACCATCGTCACGGCAACGGCCACCACCAACAGACCAATCAGAGCGCCCCGGTTAAACGTGACCAGGGTGTCGGGTTCCTGCGGAGTGAATCGGTACTGTATTACtgagctcccccccaccccgtgaaaCGCGGGTGGATGTAACATTCTAGGAAAAGATTGACAAGCGGAGTGTAGCTATGACAACAACCTGGGCCAATCAGAGTTCTCCATTTGTGACACACCTCCAGCCTAAACTAATGCGCTTGTGTGAGCATTGTGACTGGTTTATATTTTTTGCATTTATATTTTTAGAGATGATTTATTTTGCCCTTTCCAACGCTGATAAAAACGGGTGCCTTGTTCagaagcatttgaaatattaagtgtctgggaagTTAAAATGGAGTCCCCCCCAGAGCAGCCACTAAAAAAAGAGCAGAACATGCTTGGGGCAAGATACTCAGTCTACATTTAACTCTGCTTTAAAATGTAGAAAATTAACCAAGAAGCCTTAATGGGCTAATGATATTTAGATGCTTTtccctttaaagaggcaatcaaaGCAGGCGATTTTTTTTTGgcaagtttttttttaaca from Ascaphus truei isolate aAscTru1 chromosome 6, aAscTru1.hap1, whole genome shotgun sequence encodes:
- the LOC142497797 gene encoding uncharacterized protein LOC142497797 isoform X13 — protein: MRLKPLSHQSKRLLAPQVAKRLTYRDSVLHHTPLLPAASYITHPRYRPRPTCRILHHTPSLPAASYITHPRYLPRPTSHTLVTCRVLHHTPSLPAASYITHPRYLPRPTSHTLATCHVLHHTPSLPAASYITHPRYLPRPTSHTLVTCRILHHTPSLSAASYITHPRYLPRPTSHTLVTCRVLHHTPSLPAASYITHPRYRPRPTSHTLVIGRVLHHKPSLPAASYITHPRYLPRPTCRVLHHTPSLPAASYITPSLSAASYITHPRYRPRPTSHTLATCRVLHHTPSLPAASYITHPRYRPRPTSHTLVTCRVPHHTPSLSAASYITHPRYLPRPTSHTLVTGRVLHHTPSLSAASYITHPRYLPRPTSHTLITGRVLHHTPSLPAASYITHPRYLPRPTSHTLVICRVLHHTPSLSAASYITHPRYLPRPTSHTLITGRVLHHTPSLPAASYITHPRYLPRPTSHTLVTGRVLHHTPSLSAASYITHPRYLPRPTSHTLVSCRVLHHTLATCRVLHHTPSLPAASYITPSLSAASYITHPRYLPRPTSHTLVICRVLHHTPSLPAASYITHPRYLPRPTSHPRYRPRPTSHTLVTGHVLHHTPSLSAASYITHPRYLPRPTSHTLATCRVLHHTLVIGRVLHHTPSLPAASYITHPRYLPRPTSHTLATCRVLHHTPSLPAASYITPSLSAASYITHPRYRPRPTSHTLTTCRVLHHTLATCRVLHHTPSLPVASYITHPRYLPRPTSHTLVTGRVLHHTPSLPAASHITHPRYLPRPTSHTLVICRVLHHTPSLPAASYITHPRYRPRPTSHTLATCRVPHHTPSLPAASYITHPRYLPRPTSHTLITCRVLHHTPSLPAASYITHPHYLPRPTSHTLITCRVLHHTPSLPAASYITHPRYRPRPTSHTLATCRVLHHTPSLSAASYITHPRYLPRPTSHTLVTCRVLHHTPSLPAASYITHPHYLPRPTSHTLITCRVLHHTPSLPAASYITHPHYLPRPTSHTLVTGRVLHHTPSLPAASYITHPRYLPHPTSHTLATCRVLHHTPSLPAASYITHLRYRPRPTSHTLVTCRVLHHKPSFPAASYITHPRYLPRPTSHTLVSCRVLHHTPSLPAASYITNPRYLPRPTSHTLITCRVLHHTPSLPAASYITHPHYLPRPTSHTLITCRVLHHTPSLPAASYITHPHYLPRPTSHTLITCRVLHHTPSLSATSYITHPRYLPHPTSHTLVTCHFLIYLTFLWPSSNNLQ
- the LOC142497797 gene encoding uncharacterized protein LOC142497797 isoform X9, encoding MRLKPLSHQSKRLLAPQVAKRLTYRDSVLHHTPLLPAASYITHPRYRPRPTCRILHHTPSLPAASYITHPRYLPRPTSHTLVTCRVLHHTPSLPAASYITHPRYLPRPTSHTLATCHVLHHTPSLPAASYITHPRYLPRPTSHTLVTCRILHHTPSLSAASYITHPRYLPRPTSHTLVTCRVLHHTPSLPAASYITHPRYRPRPTSHTLVIGRVLHHKPSLPAASYITHPRYLPRPTCRVLHHTPSLPAASYITPSLSAASYITHPRYRPRPTSHTLATCRVLHHTPSLPAASYITHPRYRPRPTSHTLVTCRVPHHTPSLSAASYITHPRYLPRPTSHTLVTGRVLHHTPSLSAASYITHPRYLPRPTSHTLITGRVLHHTPSLPAASYITHPRYLPRPTSHTLVICRVLHHTPSLSAASYITHPRYLPRPTSHTLITGRVLHHTPSLPAASYITHPRYLPRPTSHTLVTGRVLHHTPSLSAASYITHPRYLPRPTSHTLVSCRVLHHTLATCRVLHHTPSLPAASYITPSLSAASYITHPRYLPRPTSHTLVICRVLHHTPSLPAASYITHPRYLPRPTSHPRYRPRPTSHTLVTGHVLHHTPSLSAASYITHPRYLPRPTSHTLATCRVLHHTLVIGRVLHHTPSLPAASYITHPRYLPRPTSHTLATCRVLHHTPSLPAASYITPSLSAASYITHPRYRPRPTSHTLTTCRVLHHTPSLPAASYITHPRYLPRPTSHTLATCRVPHHTPSLSAASYITHPRYRPRPTSHTLVTGRVLHHTPSLPAASHITHPRYLPRPTSHTLVICRVLHHTPSLPAASYITHPRYRPRPTSHTLATCRVPHHTPSLSAASYITHPRYRPRPTSHTLATCRILHHTPSLHAASYITHPRYLSRPTSHTLATCRVLHHTPSLPAASYITHPHYRPHPTSHTLVTGRVLHHTPSLPAASYMPRPTSHTLVTVRVLHHTPSLPAASYITHPRYLPRPTSHTLVTCRVLHHTPSLPAASYITHPHYLPRPTSHTLITCRVLHHTPSLPAASYITHPRYRPRPTSHTLATCRVLHHTPSLSAASYITHPRYLPRPTSHTLVTCRVLHHTPSLPAASYITHPHYLPRPTSHTLITCRVLHHTPSLPAASYITHPHYLPRPTSHTLVTGRVLHHTPSLPAASYITHPRYLPHPTSHTLATCRVLHHTPSLPAASYITHLRYRPRPTSHTLVTCRVLHHKPSFPAASYITHPRYLPRPTSHTLVSCRVLHHTPSLPAASYITNPRYLPRPTSHTLITCRVLHHTPSLPAASYITHPHYLPRPTSHTLITCRVLHHTPSLPAASYITHPHYLPRPTSHTLITCRVLHHTPSLSATSYITHPRYLPHPTSHTLVTCHFLIYLTFLWPSSNNLQ
- the LOC142497797 gene encoding uncharacterized protein LOC142497797 isoform X17; its protein translation is MRLKPLSHQSKRLLAPQVAKRLTYRDSVLHHTPLLPAASYITHPRYRPRPTCRILHHTPSLPAASYITHPRYLPRPTSHTLVTCRVLHHTPSLPAASYITHPRYLPRPTSHTLATCHVLHHTPSLPAASYITHPRYLPRPTSHTLVTCRILHHTPSLSAASYITHPRYLPRPTSHTLVTCRVLHHTPSLPAASYITHPRYRPRPTSHTLVIGRVLHHKPSLPAASYITHPRYLPRPTCRVLHHTPSLPAASYITPSLSAASYITHPRYRPRPTSHTLATCRVLHHTPSLPAASYITHPRYRPRPTSHTLVTCRVPHHTPSLSAASYITHPRYLPRPTSHTLVTGRVLHHTPSLSAASYITHPRYLPRPTSHTLITGRVLHHTPSLPAASYITHPRYLPRPTSHTLVICRVLHHTPSLSAASYITHPRYLPRPTSHTLITGRVLHHTPSLPAASYITHPRYLPRPTSHTLVTGRVLHHTPSLSAASYITHPRYLPRPTSHTLVTGHVLHHTPSLPAASYITHPRFLPRPTSHTLITCRVLHHKPSFPAASYITHPRYLPRPTSHTLVSCRVLHHTPSLPAASYITNPRYLPRPTSHTLITCRVLHHTPSLPAASYITHPHYLPRPTSHTLITCRVLHHTPSLPAASYITHPHYLPRPTSHTLITCRVLHHTPSLSATSYITHPRYLPHPTSHTLVTCHFLIYLTFLWPSSNNLQ
- the LOC142497797 gene encoding uncharacterized protein LOC142497797 isoform X7, with protein sequence MRLKPLSHQSKRLLAPQVAKRLTYRDSVLHHTPLLPAASYITHPRYRPRPTCRILHHTPSLPAASYITHPRYLPRPTSHTLVTCRVLHHTPSLPAASYITHPRYLPRPTSHTLATCHVLHHTPSLPAASYITHPRYLPRPTSHTLVTCRILHHTPSLSAASYITHPRYLPRPTSHTLVTCRVLHHTPSLPAASYITHPRYRPRPTSHTLVIGRVLHHKPSLPAASYITHPRYLPRPTCRVLHHTPSLPAASYITPSLSAASYITHPRYRPRPTSHTLATCRVLHHTPSLPAASYITHPRYRPRPTSHTLVTCRVPHHTPSLSAASYITHPRYLPRPTSHTLVTGRVLHHTPSLSAASYITHPRYLPRPTSHTLITGRVLHHTPSLPAASYITHPRYLPRPTSHTLVICRVLHHTPSLSAASYITHPRYLPRPTSHTLITGRVLHHTPSLPAASYITHPRYLPRPTSHTLVTGRVLHHTPSLSAASYITHPRYLPRPTSHTLVSCRVLHHTLATCRVLHHTPSLPAASYITPSLSAASYITHPRYLPRPTSHTLVICRVLHHTPSLPAASYITHPRYLPRPTSHPRYRPRPTSHTLVTGHVLHHTPSLSAASYITHPRYLPRPTSHTLATCRVLHHTLVIGRVLHHTPSLPAASYITHPRYLPRPTSHTLATCRVLHHTPSLPAASYITPSLSAASYITHPRYRPRPTSHTLTTCRVLHHTLATCRVLHHTPSLPVASYITHPRYLPRPTSHTLVTGRVLHHTPSLPAASHITHPRYLPRPTSHTLVICRVLHHTPSLPAASYITHPRYRPRPTSHTLATCRVPHHTPSLPAASYITHPRYLPRPTSHTLITCRVLHHTPSLPAASYITHPRYLPRPTSHTLVICRVLHHTPSLPAASYITHPRYLPHPTSHTLATCRVLHHTPSLPVASYITHPRYMPRPTSHTLVTCRVLHHTPSLPAASYITHPRYRPRPTSHTLVTCCVLHAASYITHPRYRPRPTSHTLVTCRVLHHTPSLPAASYITHPRYLPRPTSHTLITCRVLHHTPSLPAASYITHPHYLPRPTSHTLITCRVLHHTPSLPAASYITHPRYLPRPTSHTLVICRILHHTPSLPAASYITHPRYLPRPTSHTLATCRVLHHTPSLPAASYITHPHYLPRPTSHTLITCRVLHHTPSLPAASYITHPRYRPRPTSHTLATCRVLHHTPSLSAASYITHPRYLPRPTSHTLVTCRVLHHTPSLPAASYITHPCYLPRPTSQTLVSCRVLHHTPSLPAASYITHPRFLPRPTSHTLVTCRVLHHTPSLPAASYITHPRYLPRPTSHTLITCRVLHHTPSLPAASYITHPHYLPRPTSHTLITCRVLHHTPSLSATSYITHPRYLPHPTSHTLVTCHFLIYLTFLWPSSNNLQ